CGGGCTACGACCAGATCGCCCAGGGCGAGGCCGGTCTCATGTCGATGACCGGTCCCAACCCGGAAACGCCCACCAAGGTGGGTGTCCCCATCTCGGATCTGCTGTCCGGCATGTACGGCGCCTACGGGGTGCTGGCCAAGCTGCACGAGCGGGAGCGCACGGGCCTGGGCGGTCTGGTGCGGACGTCGCTGCTGGCCGCGGTGGTCGGGGTGCACGCCTACCAGGGCACCCGCTGGACCGTCGCCGGCGAGATCCCGAAGGCCGAAGGGCCGCATCACCCGTCGATCTGCCCGTACGGCCTGTTCCACGCCTCCGACGGCGTCGTGCAGATCGCCGTCGGATCGGAGGGCCTGTGGGCCCGGTTCGCGCCGGCGTTCGGTCTGCCGACCGACGACGAGCGGTTCGCCAGCAACCCGGCCCGGGTCCGCAACGGCGAGGTCGTCCGGGCGGCGGTCGAGGAGGCGTTCTCGCACTGGACCACCGCGGACCTGCTGGCCAAGCTGTCCGAGGTCGGGGTGCCCAGTGGCGAGGTGAAGAACCTGCAGCAGGTCTTCGAGTGGGATCAGACCGCCTCGCAGGGGCTGCTGCTGGACCTCGAGCACTCGTCGCTCGGGCCCATCACCATCCCCGGCCCGCCGCTGCGCTTCTTCGACACCGACGGCGGCGAGTGGAAGCGGAACCACCTGCCCCCGCCACTGCTCGGCGAGCACACGGACGCGGTGCTCAGCGAGTTGGGAACGGCCCCGGACGCCTGAGCCGCGGCAGCCCGACTACTCCGACGCGCGGACGAGATCGGCGACGCCCCGCTCGATGGTCACCTGCGGCGTCCATCGGAGGTCCCGTTCGGCGGCCGCGACCGACATGGAACGGGCGTTCATGTCGTAGGCGTCGGGTTCGTCGCCGGATTCGACGGTCGTTCCCGGCAGCTCGGCGACGATGGCCTCGGCGATCTGCACGAACGTGGGGTGGCCGGGGCCGGTGACGTTGTAGGCGAACACCCCGTCGGCTCCCAGGTCGGCGCGCGGAGCGGTCAGCGCCGCCTCGAGCACCGCGCACACGTCGCTGATGTGCACCCACGGCAGCGGCTGGTCGGCTCGCTGGTGCAGGGTGATGACCCCGCTGGTGCGGGCGGCCGTGATCATCTCGGTGATGCCGCAGTACGTGGTCCGGCGGGGGCCGTAGACGATCGAGACCCGCAGGGCGACGGCGTCCAGGTCGAACTGGTCGATGTAGGCCCGCATCAGCGCCTCGCTGGCCACCTTGGACGACCCGTAGGGCTCACTGGCCAGGAGCGCGTCGGTCTCCATACATTCCCGCGTGAGCGACCGCTCCTCCCAGGCCCGCCCGTAGGTGGAGCTCGACGACAACAGCACCACCCGGCCCGGAAGGCCGACCCGGCGGGCGGCCTCGAACAGACCGACGGTGCCCACCAGGTTGACGTCGACGACCAGCGGCGGGTTCTCGTTGGCCACGTGCGGCCCGGAGATCCCCCCGCCGTGCACGATGTCGGTGATGGACTCGGCCTGAAGAAGGGCTCGAAGCGCGTCCGCGTCGCGGACGTCGAGCTCGTGATGGTCCCATCCTGAGGCCGCGGCAGGACCGATGTCCGCGCCGACGACGTGGTGGCCCCGCTCGCCGGCGAAGGCGGCGAACGTGCGGCCGATGAATCCGTTGACCCCGGTCACGAGGATGCGCATGGGGCCACGCTAGGTCCGCTCGTCGCCCGCGTTCCTCGATTCCGGCGGCCGGTGCCCGAAAGATGGGCCCGGTGCGCGGCGACCGAGCAGGCGGACCGGGAGACGACGAAGGG
This window of the Nakamurella flava genome carries:
- a CDS encoding CaiB/BaiF CoA transferase family protein; the encoded protein is MTSPADDAGKPGGTGPLADIVVVDLTRALAGPHAAMMLGDLGARVIKVETPGSGDDTRGWGPPFVEPDAERIAAGADPRPVSTYFLSCNRNKESIVLDLKSDEGKSALTELIRRADVLLENFRPGVLDRLGFPLARLAELNPRLVILSISGFGHDGPEGGRAGYDQIAQGEAGLMSMTGPNPETPTKVGVPISDLLSGMYGAYGVLAKLHERERTGLGGLVRTSLLAAVVGVHAYQGTRWTVAGEIPKAEGPHHPSICPYGLFHASDGVVQIAVGSEGLWARFAPAFGLPTDDERFASNPARVRNGEVVRAAVEEAFSHWTTADLLAKLSEVGVPSGEVKNLQQVFEWDQTASQGLLLDLEHSSLGPITIPGPPLRFFDTDGGEWKRNHLPPPLLGEHTDAVLSELGTAPDA
- a CDS encoding NAD-dependent epimerase/dehydratase family protein encodes the protein MRILVTGVNGFIGRTFAAFAGERGHHVVGADIGPAAASGWDHHELDVRDADALRALLQAESITDIVHGGGISGPHVANENPPLVVDVNLVGTVGLFEAARRVGLPGRVVLLSSSSTYGRAWEERSLTRECMETDALLASEPYGSSKVASEALMRAYIDQFDLDAVALRVSIVYGPRRTTYCGITEMITAARTSGVITLHQRADQPLPWVHISDVCAVLEAALTAPRADLGADGVFAYNVTGPGHPTFVQIAEAIVAELPGTTVESGDEPDAYDMNARSMSVAAAERDLRWTPQVTIERGVADLVRASE